A DNA window from Thiopseudomonas alkaliphila contains the following coding sequences:
- the rluB gene encoding 23S rRNA pseudouridine(2605) synthase RluB yields MTDNNQFLTESEAIEDSESAAPTGEKLQKVLARLGLGSRRTLEQWIKEGRISINGQVAHLGARVEARDSISVDGRPVKREELEQDIRRVLIYNKPEGEVCTRKDPEGRPTVFDRLPRPKAGRWINIGRLDINTSGLLLFTTDGELANRMMHPSFEMDREYAVRVRGEVTDEMIETLKEGVMLEDGKANFTDIQRAPGGEGFNRWFHCVVMEGRNREVRRLWESQGVVVSRLKRVRFGPVFLTSEIKQGRWRELTQAELNILSAEVGLEAVQLPEVSVKDKARQERQERKVSRPVHRARGTRRPEDEREVKRNTLERGRKGKEGNARPQPAERKNRADRGERKGEFSANQRYTIEPQRRLRPESEADVTPIRRPKTRR; encoded by the coding sequence ATGACCGACAATAATCAATTTTTAACTGAATCTGAGGCTATAGAAGACTCAGAATCGGCTGCGCCTACTGGCGAAAAGCTGCAAAAAGTATTAGCTCGTTTAGGCTTAGGTTCACGCCGTACCCTTGAGCAGTGGATCAAAGAAGGTCGCATTAGCATTAATGGCCAGGTGGCTCATTTAGGGGCGCGGGTCGAAGCGCGGGACAGTATCAGTGTTGATGGTCGTCCTGTAAAACGTGAAGAGCTAGAGCAAGATATTCGCCGGGTGCTAATTTATAACAAGCCAGAAGGTGAAGTCTGTACGCGTAAAGATCCTGAAGGACGGCCAACAGTATTTGATCGTTTACCACGACCTAAAGCTGGACGCTGGATCAATATTGGTCGCCTAGATATTAATACCTCGGGCTTATTGCTTTTTACCACAGACGGTGAGCTGGCCAATCGGATGATGCACCCATCGTTTGAAATGGACCGCGAATACGCGGTGCGGGTGCGCGGTGAAGTAACCGATGAAATGATCGAAACCTTAAAAGAAGGGGTTATGTTGGAAGACGGTAAAGCAAATTTTACTGACATTCAGCGTGCGCCGGGTGGTGAAGGTTTTAACCGCTGGTTCCACTGCGTAGTGATGGAAGGTCGTAACCGTGAGGTTAGACGTTTATGGGAGTCGCAAGGCGTAGTGGTGAGCCGCTTGAAGCGGGTACGCTTTGGGCCGGTATTTTTAACCTCTGAAATCAAACAAGGACGCTGGCGTGAGCTCACCCAAGCAGAGCTGAATATCCTCAGTGCTGAAGTAGGCTTAGAGGCCGTACAGTTGCCTGAGGTCAGTGTTAAAGATAAAGCACGACAAGAGCGTCAAGAGCGAAAAGTTAGCCGTCCTGTACATCGTGCACGCGGCACTCGTCGCCCTGAAGACGAGCGTGAAGTTAAGCGCAATACTTTAGAGCGCGGCCGCAAAGGCAAAGAGGGCAACGCCCGTCCTCAGCCTGCTGAGCGTAAAAACCGTGCTGATCGTGGTGAGCGCAAAGGTGAGTTTAGCGCAAATCAGCGCTATACAATTGAACCTCAGCGCCGTTTACGTCCAGAAAGCGAAGCCGATGTAACTCCAATTCGTCGTCCTAAAACGCGTCGCTAA
- a CDS encoding membrane-bound PQQ-dependent dehydrogenase, glucose/quinate/shikimate family, whose product MITLTAAVIALLGAFLLLAGGYLTWLGGSWFYLACGAGLLLAACGIYQRRNWGRLVYLGVLVLTLIWAVIETGFSWWPMASRLGLLIVLGLWLVSPWMERHFQAAATARLRLNYGLAGVVVAVGLITFASTLKSTAIVTGVVADTVNPSADLGPEMPVGEWHAYGGNNYGQRYSPLAQITTDNVQHLAVAWQIQTGDVRLETDVTETTYEATPLKVGDTLYLCTPHNWAMALNADTGETRWKFVPNVGVDQQRQHQTCRGLALYQPASVTEGQCQQQLFLPTSDAKLYALDAQTGELCTDFAERGQLDLLHNMPFQQSGYYYSTSPPLVVGDTVIVAGAVNDNYDINSPSGVIRAYHAKTGQLLWNWDSGHPFDTSPLDPNDPSQTYAVSSPNSWAVASADEQLGLAYFSMGNRTPDQLGSYRNESEEKYASSVVALDIKTGEAKWVQQFVHHDLWDMDTPSQPSLLDLDTAEGKQPALVVPTKQGDVYVLNRETGAPILPITEHPAPKGLMVQDEFTAETQPASALTFNPPELTESDMWGGTLIDQLLCRIQFKQLNYQGRYTPPSEQGTIVYPGNFGVFNWGSVAVDPKRQIMFGMPLRLAFISRMVHKDNLDHSTEFNTGEQGVNFNQGADYAVELKPFLSPLGVPCQQPPWGTIAAADLVTGKTIYQYVNGSVRDLTPLPLDFEMGVPGIGGPIITAGNLAFLAATVENSFKAYDLVSGEVLWKTRLPAGGQATPMTYLNSQGEQMVVLVVGGHGSIGTQAGDYVIAYKLKP is encoded by the coding sequence ATGATCACATTAACAGCGGCGGTGATTGCACTGCTGGGCGCTTTTTTGCTCCTGGCGGGTGGCTATTTAACGTGGTTAGGGGGGAGTTGGTTTTATTTGGCCTGTGGCGCGGGCTTATTGCTAGCAGCCTGTGGTATTTATCAGCGGCGTAACTGGGGACGATTAGTTTATCTTGGCGTGCTGGTGCTGACCTTAATTTGGGCGGTCATTGAAACTGGCTTTAGTTGGTGGCCAATGGCTTCACGCTTAGGTTTGTTGATCGTACTGGGGTTATGGTTAGTTAGTCCTTGGATGGAACGTCATTTTCAAGCAGCTGCCACAGCGCGCTTACGCTTAAATTATGGGCTAGCAGGAGTCGTGGTGGCAGTAGGCCTGATTACATTTGCTAGCACCCTTAAAAGTACGGCAATTGTTACTGGCGTAGTGGCTGATACTGTAAATCCTTCAGCTGATTTAGGGCCTGAAATGCCGGTTGGTGAATGGCATGCCTACGGTGGAAACAATTATGGTCAACGTTATTCGCCCTTAGCTCAAATCACCACTGACAACGTACAGCACTTAGCCGTTGCTTGGCAGATCCAGACCGGTGATGTTCGGCTTGAAACCGATGTGACGGAAACCACTTATGAGGCTACGCCACTAAAAGTGGGTGATACCTTATATTTATGTACGCCGCATAATTGGGCTATGGCTTTGAACGCCGATACTGGCGAAACACGCTGGAAGTTTGTACCCAATGTAGGCGTTGATCAGCAGCGCCAGCACCAAACCTGTCGTGGCTTGGCGTTATATCAGCCAGCAAGCGTGACAGAGGGGCAGTGTCAACAGCAGTTATTTCTCCCGACTTCAGATGCCAAGTTGTACGCGCTAGATGCGCAAACGGGGGAGCTATGCACTGATTTTGCAGAGCGTGGTCAACTCGATTTATTGCATAACATGCCATTTCAGCAGTCAGGGTATTACTACTCGACCTCGCCACCGTTAGTGGTCGGTGATACCGTTATTGTCGCTGGGGCGGTGAATGATAACTATGACATAAACTCACCATCAGGCGTGATCCGTGCATATCACGCAAAAACGGGGCAGCTCCTTTGGAATTGGGACTCAGGCCATCCTTTTGATACTTCGCCCTTAGATCCAAATGATCCCAGTCAAACCTATGCGGTGAGCTCTCCTAATAGTTGGGCAGTAGCCAGTGCCGATGAGCAGTTAGGTTTAGCCTATTTTTCTATGGGTAACCGTACGCCTGATCAGTTAGGCAGCTATCGCAATGAGTCAGAAGAAAAATATGCCTCCTCGGTGGTAGCACTGGATATTAAAACCGGTGAGGCCAAGTGGGTGCAGCAATTTGTGCACCATGATCTTTGGGATATGGATACGCCATCGCAACCAAGTTTGCTGGACCTTGATACCGCAGAAGGTAAACAGCCAGCTTTAGTTGTGCCGACTAAGCAAGGGGATGTGTATGTACTGAATCGAGAAACTGGAGCACCGATTTTACCTATTACTGAACACCCTGCGCCTAAGGGTTTAATGGTACAAGATGAGTTTACTGCAGAGACACAACCGGCTTCGGCTTTAACTTTTAACCCTCCAGAGCTAACAGAGTCCGATATGTGGGGTGGAACTTTAATTGATCAGCTTCTATGCCGTATTCAGTTTAAGCAGTTGAATTACCAAGGCCGTTATACACCACCATCCGAGCAAGGAACAATTGTGTATCCAGGCAATTTTGGGGTGTTTAACTGGGGTAGTGTGGCCGTTGATCCTAAGCGACAAATTATGTTTGGTATGCCGCTGCGCTTAGCCTTTATTTCGCGCATGGTACACAAAGATAATCTTGATCATTCGACTGAGTTTAATACCGGTGAACAGGGGGTTAATTTCAACCAAGGTGCTGATTATGCGGTGGAGTTAAAACCCTTTTTATCACCACTTGGGGTGCCTTGTCAGCAACCACCTTGGGGGACTATTGCCGCAGCCGATTTAGTAACAGGAAAAACCATTTATCAATATGTAAATGGCAGTGTCCGCGACCTTACGCCTTTGCCTTTAGATTTTGAGATGGGAGTACCAGGCATTGGTGGCCCTATCATTACGGCGGGTAATCTGGCCTTTTTAGCAGCGACTGTTGAAAACAGCTTTAAAGCCTATGATTTGGTTAGCGGAGAAGTGTTATGGAAGACTCGCTTACCTGCAGGAGGGCAAGCCACTCCGATGACTTACTTAAATAGCCAAGGAGAACAAATGGTTGTTCTAGTGGTAGGAGGGCATGGCTCAATTGGCACTCAAGCAGGGGATTATGTGATTGCTTATAAACTTAAACCGTAA
- the acnB gene encoding bifunctional aconitate hydratase 2/2-methylisocitrate dehydratase, whose product MLEAYRKHVAERAEQGVVPQPLNAEQTAGLVELLKNPPAGEESFLLELITDRVPPGVDEAAYVKAGFLSAVAKGEATSPLIDKAHAVKLLGTMQGGYNIATLVELLDDAELAETAAEQLKHTLLMFDAFHDVAEKAKAGNAHAKAVLESWAEGEWFKNRPALEEKITLSVFKVVGETNTDDLSPAPDAWSRPDIPLHALAMLKMEREGIKPDVPGSVGPIKQMEELKAKGYPVAYVGDVVGTGSSRKSATNSVLWFFGDDIPNVPNKRAGGFCFGTKIAPIFYNTMEDAGALPIEFDCTDLAMGDVIDVYPYKGEVRRHGSDELVTTFELKTDVLLDEVRAGGRIPLIIGRGLTERARAELGMGPSDLFKKPEAPADSGKGFTLAQKMVGRACGLAEGQGVRPGTYCEPKMTTVGSQDTTGPMTRDELKDLACLGFSADLVMQSFCHTAAYPKPIDVTTHHTLPDFIRNRGGVSLRPGDGIIHSWLNRMLLPDTVGTGGDSHTRFPMGISFPAGSGLVAFAAATGVMPLDMPESVLVRFKGKMNPGITLRDLVHAIPYYAIQEGLLTVEKKGKKNIFSGRILEIEGLNDLTVEQAFELSDASAERSAAGCTIKLPEEAIAEYLKSNITMLRWMIGEGYGDARTLERRAQAMEAWLAKPELLEADKDAEYAAVIEIDLAEINQPILCAPNDPDDARLLSEVAGRTIDEVFIGSCMTNIGHFRAAGKLLEKVKGGIPTRLWLAPPTRMDQYQLTEEGYYGIYGKAGARMEMPGCSLCMGNQARVQTGATVVSTSTRNFPNRLGDNTDVFLASAELAAVSSILGKLPTVEEYMEYAKNIDSMAADIYRYLSFDQIASYKEAAANAEIPVIQA is encoded by the coding sequence GTGCTTGAAGCCTATCGTAAACACGTAGCTGAACGCGCTGAACAAGGCGTTGTGCCTCAGCCGTTAAATGCTGAACAAACCGCTGGTTTAGTTGAGCTGCTGAAAAATCCACCTGCAGGCGAAGAATCTTTCCTGCTCGAGCTAATTACTGATCGTGTGCCACCAGGGGTAGACGAAGCCGCTTATGTTAAAGCTGGCTTTTTATCAGCTGTAGCCAAAGGTGAAGCCACTTCTCCGCTCATTGACAAGGCGCATGCAGTTAAACTGTTAGGCACCATGCAAGGTGGCTACAACATCGCTACCCTAGTTGAGCTGCTAGATGACGCCGAGCTAGCTGAAACTGCTGCAGAACAACTCAAGCACACCTTATTGATGTTTGATGCGTTCCATGATGTGGCTGAAAAAGCGAAAGCCGGTAACGCACACGCTAAAGCCGTCTTAGAATCATGGGCTGAGGGCGAGTGGTTCAAAAACCGTCCAGCACTTGAAGAAAAAATCACGCTAAGCGTATTTAAAGTCGTTGGCGAAACCAACACCGATGACCTGTCTCCTGCACCTGATGCTTGGTCACGTCCGGATATCCCACTGCACGCGTTAGCGATGCTAAAAATGGAGCGTGAAGGCATTAAGCCTGATGTTCCAGGTTCAGTCGGTCCGATCAAGCAAATGGAAGAGCTTAAAGCCAAAGGTTACCCAGTTGCTTACGTGGGTGACGTTGTTGGTACGGGCTCTTCACGTAAATCAGCAACTAACTCGGTACTATGGTTCTTCGGTGATGATATTCCGAACGTTCCTAACAAGCGTGCTGGTGGTTTCTGCTTTGGTACCAAAATTGCACCTATCTTCTATAACACCATGGAAGACGCAGGCGCCCTGCCCATCGAATTTGATTGCACTGACCTAGCAATGGGCGATGTGATCGACGTTTACCCATACAAAGGTGAAGTACGTCGTCACGGTTCAGACGAGCTAGTGACCACCTTTGAACTGAAAACTGACGTACTGCTAGACGAAGTACGTGCTGGTGGTCGTATTCCGTTAATCATCGGTCGCGGTTTAACCGAGCGTGCACGTGCTGAGTTAGGCATGGGCCCATCTGACCTATTCAAAAAGCCTGAAGCCCCTGCAGACAGCGGTAAAGGCTTTACTCTAGCGCAAAAAATGGTTGGTCGCGCTTGCGGTCTAGCAGAAGGTCAAGGCGTTCGTCCTGGCACCTACTGTGAGCCAAAAATGACTACTGTAGGTTCGCAAGACACCACCGGTCCTATGACCCGTGACGAGCTAAAAGACTTAGCCTGCTTAGGTTTCTCTGCTGACTTAGTAATGCAGTCATTCTGTCACACAGCGGCTTACCCAAAACCAATCGACGTAACAACCCACCACACCCTACCGGATTTCATCCGTAACCGTGGCGGTGTTTCCCTGCGTCCTGGTGACGGTATCATCCACAGCTGGTTAAACCGTATGTTACTACCTGATACCGTTGGTACCGGTGGTGACTCACACACCCGCTTCCCTATGGGTATTTCTTTCCCAGCCGGTTCGGGCCTAGTTGCCTTTGCTGCTGCTACCGGTGTTATGCCGTTGGATATGCCTGAGTCAGTACTGGTACGCTTCAAGGGTAAAATGAACCCTGGTATCACCTTACGTGACCTGGTTCATGCTATTCCTTACTACGCGATCCAAGAAGGTTTACTGACCGTTGAGAAGAAAGGTAAGAAAAACATCTTCTCTGGCCGCATCTTAGAAATCGAAGGCTTGAACGATTTAACCGTTGAGCAAGCGTTTGAATTATCAGATGCCTCAGCCGAGCGTTCAGCCGCAGGTTGCACCATTAAGCTACCTGAAGAAGCCATTGCTGAGTACCTGAAGTCCAACATCACCATGTTACGCTGGATGATCGGTGAAGGTTACGGTGATGCACGCACCCTTGAGCGCCGCGCTCAAGCGATGGAAGCATGGTTAGCTAAGCCTGAACTCTTAGAAGCAGACAAAGACGCTGAGTACGCAGCTGTGATCGAAATTGATCTAGCTGAAATTAACCAGCCGATTCTCTGTGCACCGAACGACCCAGATGATGCTCGTTTATTATCAGAAGTTGCTGGTCGCACCATTGATGAAGTATTCATCGGTTCGTGCATGACCAACATTGGTCACTTCCGTGCAGCAGGTAAACTGCTGGAGAAAGTAAAAGGCGGTATTCCTACCCGTTTATGGTTAGCGCCACCAACCCGTATGGATCAGTACCAGTTAACCGAAGAAGGCTACTATGGCATCTACGGTAAAGCCGGTGCTCGTATGGAAATGCCAGGCTGCTCACTGTGCATGGGTAACCAAGCACGTGTTCAGACTGGTGCAACGGTAGTTTCTACTTCTACCCGTAACTTCCCAAACCGTTTAGGTGATAACACGGACGTATTCTTAGCTTCTGCTGAGTTAGCTGCCGTTTCTTCGATCCTCGGTAAGTTACCAACCGTTGAAGAGTATATGGAGTACGCGAAAAACATCGATAGCATGGCTGCCGATATTTACCGCTACCTCAGCTTCGACCAAATTGCTTCCTATAAAGAAGCAGCCGCTAATGCTGAGATTCCTGTAATCCAAGCCTAA
- a CDS encoding 4'-phosphopantetheinyl transferase family protein, with protein sequence MKRKAEFYAGRACARQALQILQPNQTARLNKHPEHGFALWPTGSCGAITHSQGFAAAIVAPLTSFQGIGLDAEAYLAVTKALRLAPHILTANEQRVLDQLSPVEQALFVTQVFSIKESLYKALYPLSLVFFGFQAAEVVINPQQPLIISAIKLLINLDSRWQAGHEFFCECVLLEQHVLSLVQVPT encoded by the coding sequence GTGAAACGAAAAGCAGAGTTTTACGCTGGCCGTGCCTGTGCACGGCAAGCACTACAGATATTGCAGCCCAACCAAACAGCGCGCCTTAACAAACACCCAGAACATGGCTTTGCCCTCTGGCCTACTGGCAGCTGTGGCGCTATTACCCATAGCCAAGGGTTCGCCGCAGCCATTGTCGCACCACTAACTTCGTTTCAAGGCATTGGCCTCGATGCAGAAGCTTATTTAGCTGTAACTAAAGCCTTGCGCTTAGCGCCACACATTCTGACCGCCAATGAACAACGAGTACTAGATCAGCTCTCCCCCGTCGAGCAAGCTCTCTTTGTAACCCAAGTGTTTTCGATTAAAGAAAGCCTCTATAAAGCGCTTTACCCGTTATCGCTCGTATTCTTCGGTTTTCAGGCGGCTGAAGTTGTAATCAACCCGCAACAACCTTTAATCATTAGTGCGATTAAGCTGCTGATTAACCTAGACTCGCGCTGGCAAGCTGGACACGAGTTTTTTTGCGAGTGCGTATTACTTGAGCAGCATGTGCTGAGTTTAGTCCAGGTGCCGACTTAA
- the dusA gene encoding tRNA dihydrouridine(20/20a) synthase DusA: protein MLSRRFSIAPMMDLTDRHFRYIARLMSEHALLYTEMITTGALLHGQTERFLRYHQTEHPIALQLGGSNPHDLAQCAKLAEQAGYDEVNLNVGCPSDRVQNNMIGACLMAHPELVADCFKAMQDAVSIPITIKHRIGINGRERYEDLHDFVATIHQAGCQSFTVHARIAILEGLSPKANREVPPLQYETAARLLEDFPQTEFILNGGIKTFDQCQQHLQRFAGVMLGREAYYNGWMLAQVDQQLFAATAPKVQTRTELLEKLLPYFVAHLEQGEAPQHVTRHVLGIAQGFPGARRFRQLLSSDIYRSETPIKVYEQAILALNGH, encoded by the coding sequence ATGCTTTCAAGAAGATTCTCCATCGCTCCGATGATGGACTTAACCGACCGTCATTTTCGCTATATCGCCCGCTTAATGAGTGAGCATGCCCTGCTCTACACTGAAATGATTACTACTGGCGCACTGCTACATGGGCAAACGGAGCGTTTTTTGCGTTACCACCAGACTGAGCACCCTATTGCTTTGCAATTGGGCGGCAGCAATCCGCACGACTTAGCTCAGTGCGCGAAATTAGCCGAACAGGCTGGCTATGATGAGGTGAATCTTAATGTGGGCTGCCCCAGTGATCGGGTGCAAAATAATATGATTGGTGCCTGTTTAATGGCGCACCCTGAGTTGGTAGCCGACTGTTTTAAGGCGATGCAGGACGCGGTGTCGATACCTATTACGATCAAGCACCGTATCGGTATTAATGGCCGCGAACGCTATGAGGACCTGCATGATTTTGTGGCAACAATCCACCAAGCCGGCTGCCAAAGTTTTACTGTGCATGCGCGCATAGCCATTCTTGAGGGGTTATCGCCTAAAGCGAACCGTGAAGTGCCGCCACTCCAGTATGAGACCGCTGCCCGCCTGCTAGAAGATTTCCCGCAGACTGAATTTATTCTCAATGGTGGAATTAAAACCTTTGACCAATGCCAACAACATTTACAGCGGTTTGCTGGAGTCATGCTAGGCCGTGAAGCCTACTACAACGGCTGGATGCTCGCGCAAGTTGATCAGCAGTTATTTGCCGCTACTGCCCCTAAAGTACAGACTCGGACTGAGCTATTAGAAAAGTTATTGCCTTATTTTGTAGCACACCTTGAGCAAGGTGAAGCGCCGCAGCATGTGACTCGCCATGTACTGGGAATTGCTCAAGGCTTTCCTGGCGCTAGACGCTTTAGGCAATTACTGTCGTCAGATATTTATCGCAGCGAAACACCAATCAAGGTATATGAGCAAGCGATTTTGGCATTAAATGGGCACTAA
- a CDS encoding IS3 family transposase (programmed frameshift) — protein MINKQRTFTPEFKQEAASLVLDQGYSLAQACTSLGVSKSALHRWVKQLSEERQGITPKGKAITQEQQRIQELEERCRRLEMEKSIFKKGYSSLNVGRLETYTLIEKLREYAPVEIVCATFEVNRSCYYEYRKRSRRVDVEHIKLRALVSQLFNKSRYSAGSRTLQCMLSKQGVTIGRFKVRKMMNELGLSCKQPGSHVYKQATLERLDIPNRLDRKFAVTRPNQVWCGDITYIWTGQRWSYLAVVLDLYARRVVGWSMSETADASLIVKSLEHAWEQRGRPQGVLFHSDQGSQYASYQFRQRLWQYRMVQSMSRRGNCWDNAPVERLFRSLKTEWVPMFGYNSFMAAQKDISGYLMKYYNQQRPHTFNRGLTPLAAEEILNKVSGII, from the exons ATGATAAACAAACAACGTACTTTTACTCCAGAATTCAAACAAGAAGCCGCTAGCTTGGTGCTTGATCAAGGCTACAGTCTTGCCCAAGCCTGCACATCATTAGGTGTGAGTAAGTCGGCCTTGCACCGATGGGTTAAACAGCTCTCAGAAGAGCGTCAAGGTATCACTCCAAAAGGTAAAGCAATAACCCAAGAACAACAGCGCATTCAAGAGCTTGAAGAGCGCTGCAGACGGCTTGAGATGGAGAAATCCATAT TTAAAAAAGGCTACAGCTCTCTTAATGTCGGACGATTGGAAACATACACGCTAATTGAGAAGTTAAGAGAGTATGCCCCTGTTGAAATCGTGTGTGCGACCTTTGAGGTTAATCGCTCTTGTTACTATGAGTATCGAAAAAGATCGCGACGAGTAGATGTCGAGCACATCAAGCTAAGAGCGCTGGTAAGTCAATTATTTAACAAGAGTCGCTACTCAGCGGGCAGTCGCACTTTGCAATGTATGCTGAGTAAACAAGGTGTCACTATAGGTCGTTTTAAGGTGCGTAAGATGATGAACGAACTCGGTCTATCATGTAAGCAGCCAGGCTCGCACGTGTACAAACAAGCCACGCTTGAACGACTTGATATACCGAACCGTTTAGACAGGAAGTTTGCTGTAACACGACCTAATCAAGTTTGGTGCGGGGATATTACTTACATCTGGACAGGTCAGCGCTGGAGTTACCTAGCAGTTGTTTTGGATCTTTATGCTCGACGGGTAGTTGGTTGGTCTATGTCTGAAACAGCTGATGCCAGCTTAATCGTAAAATCGTTAGAGCATGCATGGGAGCAGCGCGGTCGTCCGCAAGGTGTGTTATTTCACTCAGATCAAGGCTCACAGTACGCTAGCTATCAGTTTCGTCAGCGTCTATGGCAATATCGCATGGTTCAAAGTATGAGTCGCCGAGGTAACTGCTGGGATAATGCACCGGTGGAGCGACTATTTCGTAGCTTAAAAACAGAGTGGGTACCAATGTTTGGGTATAACAGTTTTATGGCTGCTCAAAAAGATATCAGTGGTTACCTGATGAAATATTATAATCAGCAACGACCACATACATTTAATCGTGGCTTGACTCCGCTAGCAGCGGAAGAAATTCTTAACAAAGTGTCTGGAATTATTTGA
- a CDS encoding S16 family serine protease — protein sequence MTILKQMLTASVHLQSTGLLNDMSLGCLVAFASGLLGRPTQNKMVILGYMSLGGNIITVESITECLQVAFDAGGKRVALPMASAIDIPNIPAELFTKFQTSFYADPVDAVVKALGVIVLTLMTHLKHN from the coding sequence TTGACTATTTTAAAGCAAATGCTAACTGCATCAGTGCATCTGCAAAGTACCGGATTACTCAATGATATGTCATTAGGCTGTTTAGTCGCTTTTGCCTCCGGCCTACTTGGCCGTCCAACTCAAAATAAGATGGTTATTCTGGGGTATATGAGCCTTGGCGGTAATATCATTACTGTGGAAAGCATCACCGAATGTCTACAGGTAGCTTTTGATGCTGGAGGAAAACGTGTCGCACTACCAATGGCTAGCGCGATAGATATTCCTAACATCCCGGCTGAGCTGTTTACCAAGTTCCAGACGAGCTTCTACGCAGATCCAGTAGATGCTGTGGTGAAGGCATTGGGAGTGATTGTTCTTACACTCATGACACATCTAAAACATAACTAA
- a CDS encoding phage holin family protein — protein MSNEHTLSQSGKRFGAAALGLLHDHVELFSIELQEQKERSSQLLLLIGFALISGLLLIVGLSTWVVIAFWDTHRYWAIGGVCLLYFVIFAASLLRLRSTLKSEHTPFESSLAELKRAREQLLS, from the coding sequence ATGTCTAACGAGCATACTTTATCTCAATCCGGCAAGCGCTTCGGCGCTGCCGCTTTAGGCTTATTGCATGATCATGTCGAATTATTCAGCATTGAGCTGCAAGAGCAAAAAGAGCGTAGTTCACAGTTACTGTTGCTGATCGGCTTTGCCCTAATTTCGGGTTTATTGCTAATTGTTGGCTTGAGTACTTGGGTGGTGATTGCATTTTGGGATACTCACCGTTACTGGGCGATTGGTGGAGTATGCTTGTTATACTTTGTAATCTTCGCGGCTAGCTTATTAAGATTAAGAAGCACCCTAAAGTCAGAGCACACTCCTTTTGAGAGCTCTTTAGCTGAGCTAAAACGAGCAAGGGAGCAATTGTTATCATGA
- a CDS encoding DUF883 family protein — MAKRKIAQDKNDLLADFQALVSDTEQLLEHSGELAGEKADEMRQQISDSLQRAREALVNTEQAVVAKGKEALDQGETYVQDHPFKSMAVCAGVGFLLGMLIGKR, encoded by the coding sequence ATGGCTAAACGTAAAATTGCACAAGATAAAAACGATCTCCTAGCGGATTTTCAAGCACTCGTGAGTGATACCGAGCAATTACTTGAGCACTCAGGCGAGTTAGCTGGAGAAAAAGCTGATGAAATGCGTCAGCAAATTTCTGACAGTTTACAACGTGCTCGCGAAGCTTTAGTCAACACTGAACAAGCAGTGGTTGCCAAAGGTAAAGAAGCGCTTGATCAAGGTGAAACCTATGTGCAAGATCATCCCTTCAAATCCATGGCTGTCTGTGCCGGAGTTGGCTTCTTACTTGGCATGTTGATTGGTAAACGTTAA